The following coding sequences are from one Gossypium raimondii isolate GPD5lz chromosome 4, ASM2569854v1, whole genome shotgun sequence window:
- the LOC105778924 gene encoding uncharacterized protein LOC105778924 yields MNGEMIENAIRSGKIDAGESNRKSASKRKENEVNNASMYNKGYSKSVTVSQPGKAAANQQSSSRQEVGTRRNTERPQFTPIPMSYRELYRNLFDAHVVFLFYLKPLQPPYPKWYDANAQCDYHAGITEHSIENCTAFKKLVERLIGMGVVKFDEATKAENPLPNHTDSGINMMGEDRKIKADITDVKTPLRWVWKEMVKRGLITSEESCENRGNYCEFHCEMGHEIQECTEFRAMVQGMIDNKEMEFCEGIQKESHVCTSELALGVPKANHPVVIISRPKNSEAGARVAPKVIIQKPTVFTYKDNRRVSWNYNCNVTIPGKEDHDEGGYDKQVKARVEPIREETSIGKKKKAVEPELVVNEPIKEEEAREFLKFIKHSEYSVMEQLHKQPARISMLALLLNSEGHRNALLKVLNETYVADDISINKLDRLVGNISADNFISFSHDEIPPEGMGSTKALHITTRCKGCILPGVLVDNGSALNVLPLATLNRLPVDSSHMKSC; encoded by the coding sequence AAATCAGCTTCGAAAAGGAAGGAAAACGAGGTGAACAACGCGAGCATGTACAACAAGGGTTACTCGAAGTCAGTAACAGTGAGTCAGCCAGGAAAGGCGGCTGCCAATCAGCAAAGCTCGTCGAGACAGGAGGTCGGTACAAGGCGAAATACGGAAAGGCCCCAATTCACGCCAATTCCCATGTCATACAGGGAATTATACCGAAACTTATTCGACGCACATGTAGTTTTCCTTTTCTATCTGAAGCCCTTACAGCCCCCGTACCCTAAATGGTACGACGCAAATGCACAGTGcgactatcatgcgggaatcacggagcattctatagaaaactgTACTGCCTTCAAGAAGTTGGTTGAAAGGCTCATTGGTATGGgtgtcgttaaatttgatgaagCCACCAAAGCAGAAAATCCATTACCAAACCATACTGATAGTGGAATAAATATGATGGGCGAGGACAGAAAAATTAAGGCAGACATTACGGACGTGAAGACTCCTTTGAGATGGGTCTGGAAAGAGATGGTGAAAAGGGGGTTAATTACTTCAGAAGAAAGCTGTGAGAATAGGGggaactactgtgagttccattgTGAAATGGGGCATGAAATCCAGGAGTGTACGGAGTTCAGAGCCATGGTACAGGGTATGATAGATAATAAGGAGATGGAATTTTGTGAAGGAATTCAGAAGGAGAGTCATGTATGTACGTCAGAGTTGGCATTGGGAGTTCCAAAGGCTAACCAtcctgtggtcatcatctcACGACCTAAGAATAGTGAGGCTGGAGCGCGAGTAGCACCAAAGGTTATCATTCAAAAACCGACCGTGTTTACTTACAAGGATAACAGGAGGGTTTCTTGGAATTACAATTGTAATGTGACAATCCCAGGGAAGGAGGACCATGATGAAGGAGGGTATGACAAACAGGTGAAGGCTCGAGTAGAGCCAATAAGAGAAGAAACTTCGAttggaaagaagaagaaggcgGTCGAACCTGAATTGGTGGTCAATGAACCAATCAAGGAGGAGGAAGCTAGAGAGTTCTTGAAGTTCATAAAACATAGCGAGTACAGCGTTATGGAGCAGCTGCACAAACAACCAGCTCGCATATCTATGCTAGCTTTACTCCTGAACTCGGAGGGACATCGGAATGCACTACTGAAGgtgctaaatgaaacttatgtggCCGACGATATCTCTATTAACAAGTTGGATCGACTGGTTGGTAATATAAGCGCTGATAACTTCATCTCTTTCAGCCATGACGAAATACCACCCGAGGGTATGGGATCTACTAAAGCTTTACACATCACTACAAGGTGTAAAGGGTGCATATTACCGGGGGTTCTGGTAGACAATGGATCGGCATTAAATGTATTGCCCCTAGCCACGCTCAACAGGCTACCTGTGGATAGTTCGCATATGAAGTCGTGTTAG